A window from Drosophila nasuta strain 15112-1781.00 chromosome 3, ASM2355853v1, whole genome shotgun sequence encodes these proteins:
- the LOC132789307 gene encoding kinesin-like protein KIF23 yields the protein MKAAMARTPMRPPKTPRAAPMPSAQAPPMTEGKRRDLSGGKQQPQQQDPVNVFCRVRPLPSDGDLTCMRVKNSTTIAVNPQDQHKLLQNGAQREMQYIFKHVFQSDATQQDVFASVAQPLVENLVRGRNSLLFTYGVTGSGKTYTMTGNSRHRGVMPRCLDLLFRTISDYQAKKFVFKPDKLNGFEILSEEDALLERQQEMNQRFAGTGRFAFRRKESDPEIASQASVEPTPLSVLDEDNMYSVFITYVEMYNNSVYDLLEDSGIQKSLQCKIIREDANHQMFVHGVTEVEVKTVDEALEVFQMGQKRKRMGNTVLNAESSRSHSVFNIRLVQAPTDCQGEHVVQDKQNITVSQLSLVDLAGSERSSRTKNTGVRLREAGNINNSLMTLRTCLEYLRENQQQLGPNPVAKKIPYRDSKITHMFKNYFDGEGQVSMIVCINPRIEDYDENMQVMKFAEMTQEVQIARATPIKPDLGLTPGRRKANKLFKIAVNNLNELGIPEAKQLEMDVGLVYSLGADFPHYQMDSPETESKIQELMEYLEQRIDKRRKLRANMDLKCDNFRQLLMNLDRDNLQLRTELASLKAVYKQERDRSAALENRVRIHESSIDVLNNTVSKRERQIQELTHKLNEQEQLLSQKEQEKEKQKKKFNSKLAVESDKNKREFDQKLREQRAKMQERMRIKDEKLRLVSNILQSEDVPSLPRSQSSEDLLNDKNRDHDRGAFTARTESSVPPTTRTDIYCTPRHGLAAANNRHRRSRSAGDKWLEHRAANPVPLGTIMQPYLKNRKSVTKLTDMKQLTDHGATKYCLVSQEADTDGDVETKLYKGNVIPTCGGGAQVVFEDVECLRQKSPVHSPTRKRPSNSNLSASAFGGPLPSTGLTSVQDVASRCNLGIEGHSSKKSKI from the exons ATGAAAGCCGCCAT GGCCCGAACGCCGATGCGTCCCCCGAAAACGCCGCGCGCAGCTCCGATGCCGTCCGCGCAGGCGCCACCGATGACCGAAGGGAAGCGACGGGACTTATCGGGAGGCAaacaacagccgcagcagcaggaCCCTGTGAATGTATTTTGTCGCGTTAGGCCGCTGCCATCCGATGGCGATCTAACTTGTATGCGCGTGAAGAATTCCACAACAATTGCGGTCAACCCGCAGGATCAGCACAAGCTTCTGCAGAATGGCGCTCAGCGTGAAATGCAATACATATTCAAGCACGTCTTTCAGTCCGATGCCACGCAACAGGATGTCTTTGCATCCGTCGCCCAACCGCTGGTCGAGAATCTGGTGCGTGGTCGCAATAGTTTGCTCTTCACATACGGCGTCACAGGCAGTGGTAAGACGTACACGATGACAGGGAATTCACGACATCGTGGCGTTATGCCACGCTGCCTTGATCTCCTTTTTCGCACCATTTCCGATTATCAGGCCAAGAAGTTTGTCTTCAAACCGGATAAATTGAATGGCTTTGAGATCCTGTCGGAGGAGGATGCACTGCTCGAGCGGCAGCAGGAGATGAATCAACGCTTTGCAGGGACTGGACGTTTTGCATTTCGACGCAAGGAATCAGATCCCGAGATCGCATCACAAGCCTCCGTGGAGCCAACGCCGCTTTCAGTGCTGGATGAGGACAACATGTATTCGGTGTTTATAACTTACGTAGAGATGTACAACAATAGCGTCTACGATCTCCTCGAGGATTCAGGCATACAGAA ATCGTTGCAGTGCAAGATCATACGCGAAGACGCCAATCATCAGATGTTCGTGCACGGCGTTACTGAGGTGGAGGTGAAGACAGTCGACGAGGCACTCGAGGTCTTCCAGATGGGTCAGAAGCGCAAGCGCATGGGCAACACGGTGCTCAATGCGGAGTCCAGTCGCAGTCATTCCGTGTTCAACATACGTCTCGTCCAGGCGCCTACCGATTGCCAGGGCGAGCACGTTGTTCAGGACAAACAGAACATTACGGTCAGCCAGCTCTCGCTAGTGGATTTGGCGGGCAGCGAGCGTTCCTCGCGTACCAAGAACACCGGCGTGCGGTTGCGCGAGGCgggcaacatcaacaattcCCTGATGACGTTGCGCACGTGCCTAGAGTATCTGCGTGAGAATCAACAACAGTTGGGCCCCAATCCGGTGGCCAAGAAGATACCGTATCGCGACTCAAAGATCACGCACATGTTCAAGAACTATTTTGACGGCGAGGGACAGGTGTCGATGATAGTGTGCATCAATCCACGCATCGAGGATTATGACGAGAACATG CAAGTGATGAAGTTTGCCGAGATGACGCAAGAAGTACAAATAGCGCGTGCCACACCCATAAAACCAGACTTGGGCCTGACGCCCGGACGTCGCAAGGCCAACAAATTGTTCAAGATTGCAGTGAACAATCTCAATGAGCTTGGCATACCTGAGGCCAAACAGCTCGAGATGGATGTGGGGCTGGTGTACAGTTTGGGTGCTGATTTCCCTCACTACCAGATGGATAGTCCCGAGACGGAGAGCAAGATACAGGAACTAATGGAGTACCTGGAGCAGCGCATCGATAAGCGACGCAAACTTCGCGCCAACATGGACTTAAAAT GCGATAATTTCCGACAGCTGTTAATGAACTTGGATCGCGACAATTTGCAGCTGCGCACGGAGCTGGCTTCGCTGAAAGCCGTCTACAAACAGGAGCGCGATCGTAGCGCTGCTCTGGAGAACAGAGTGCGCATCCACGAGAGCTCCATCGATGTGCTCAACAATACGGTGAGCAAACGCGAGCGACAGATACAGGAGCTGACACATAAGCTCAATGAACAGGAGCAACTGCTCTCGCAAAAGGAACAGGAGAAggagaaacaaaagaaaaagttcAACTCCAAGCTGGCTGTCGAGTCTGACAAGAATAAGCGAGAGTTTGATCAGAAGCTGCGCGAGCAACGGGCCAAAATGCAGGAACGCATGCGCATCAAGGACGAGAAACTGCGACTGGTGTCCAACATACTGCAGTCGGAGGATGTGCCCAGTTTGCCGCGTTCCCAGAGCTCCGAGGATTTGCTAAATGACAAGAACCGCGATCACGATCGTGGGGCGTTCACAGCGCGCACAGAATCCTCGGTGCCGCCAACGACACGGACCGACATCTATTGTACACCTCGTCAC GGTTTAGCTGCCGCCAACAATCGTCATCGACGCTCGCGTTCTGCTGGCGACAAGTGGCTGGAGCATCGTGCCGCCAATCCGGTGCCATTGGGCACCATCATGCAGCCTTATCTAAAGAATCGCAAGTCGGTTACCAAGCTAACCGACATGAAGCAACTGACTGACCATGGTGCCACCAAATACTGCCTCGTCTCCCAGGAGGCGGACACCGATGGCGATGTGGAGACAAAACTGTACAAGGGCAATGTGATTCCCACCTGTGGCGGCGGTGCCCAGGTTGTTTTTGAGGATGTCGAGTGTTTGCGTCAGAAGTCGCCAGTTCATTCGCCCACCCGGAAACGgccaagcaacagcaatctgTCAGCGTCCGCCTTTGGTGGGCCATTGCCCAGCACTGGACTCACGTCCGTCCAAGATGTCGCCTCGCGTTGCAATCTCGGCATCGAGGGACACAGCAGCAAGAAGTCCAAGATCTAA
- the LOC132793118 gene encoding F-box/WD repeat-containing protein 7 produces MEKGCPAASSHSCDTAEDAQHERKRKLSKLKPETSRQQPQKQQQQQQAPSQPKPSTSQAEEGGEGEVEGEVRAGSERENKSMSKLREVDVEDSVSSHSQHGYAVVLDDDESSSETGVLEMETFEISSSNSLPTSTADAAASVASTTTDDPAAAAATAAVVAATAAAAAASNVVVVVPVDDSSSTDTLNGNEGNGNGNGSGSMNRHSASEDHSVSASSIKNVFFNDNEPPVVCLLNDDDDFDEDEIVEDDDDDAEGDVDDVDDDDDAEGDADADDDDVVEQSMPIDCANTSQMDGSNGDGNGIITTADGSKIFLETPVVDEPQSHTHHTHHHHHVAAAAKHHHAPQSELLATGKPKRLSDEFDVADTCADDEQEQQQQEQVATASTTTTTTRGVKSETGCGLADVASTSLHDRQMSVRLKQMSLNNANNNNNNNSNATAAAATAESATSNASSSCCPSRADIESMDRIERSDFEREQRLTGGIVIGTTRLVMKNRLNLSLINAAAAAEGAGTAAAAAAAGSSNDDWPSSSSNGRAFSSDSKCAYKDLSTTPTSSRKYTNNRLSKSTAKLNLSSTLSSCPQHNAKLKSSSSSSVIVEPNKSSSSSSSNASTSTSTSGNNRTDVCTNTNSNDHIIVLGGGSSTSTSTTENKDTTTMSTAAVAAVPVSAATSFSSVASQTSQDGGCSRTSVVHTAFGTGGGGSSSSSSSASSAGAVDVDAQPSTSGTSSASSFARCHYAPVSKPSAPRQVNASAQTMSIFLGRNNGAAAASAAGNANNAGNFRSRRRVEATRNSANDVIVLEVVVEENGANNGNDNNAGHGAEPGDFSADEPWGNCDEENNCSDLEEVCTCQNSLVAGSRSGSNASLSDMHDMDAIDAIGGYHQHLQHQQATSNGEGDNTLSIISSASSSAASTIYNTQQQQQQQRKRKYNEGRLLDGEHNLSVTGSGGAGGVGAAGHADSAGDNSRKRIAYDFASTPRSSSSTSTSGLISLTPTAGGLGLGLGLSGVGSSPAGVGRRTPRALMPTRDNPPPELQHWLAQFQRWSHAERLLAVDRLIDNCDPSQVRHMMKVIEPQFQRDFISLLPRELALFVLSYLDPKDLLRAAQTCRSWRFLCDDNLLWKEKCRKAQILTESSSDRPKRGRDGNMPPIASPWKAAYMRQHIIEMNWRSRPVRKPKVLKGHDDHVITCLQFSGNRIVSGSDDNTLKVWSAVNGKCLRTLVGHTGGVWSSQMSGNIIISGSTDRTLKVWDMDSGSCVHTLQGHTSTVRCMHLHGNKVVSGSRDATLRVWDIELGTCLHVLVGHLAAVRCVQYDGKLIVSGAYDYMVKIWHPERQECLHTLQGHTNRVYSLQFDGVHVVSGSLDTSIRVWDVETGNCKHTLMGHQSLTSGMELRQNILVSGNADSTVKVWDITTGQCLQTLSGPNKHQSAVTCLQFNTRFVVTSSDDGTVKLWDVKTGEFIRNLVALDSGGSGGVVWRIRANDTKLICAVGSRNGTEETKLMVLDFDVEGACVKCS; encoded by the exons ATGGAAAAAGGATGTCCAGCTGCTAGCAGTCATAGTTGTGATACCGCAGAGGACGCTCAGCACGAGCGGAAGCGGAAGCTTAGCAAACTTAAGCCGGAGACATCTCGCCAACAAccccaaaaacaacagcaacaacaacaagcaccaTCACAGCCAAAGCCAAGCACTAGCCAGGCagaagaaggaggagaaggagaggTGGAGGGAGAAGTCAGAGCCGGATCGGAAAGGGAAAACAAATCTATGTCCAAGCTGAGGGAAGTTGATGTGGAGGACAGTGTCTCGTCTCACTCGCAACATGGCTACGCCGTAGTTCTCGACGATGATGAGTCCAGCAGCGAGACGGGCGTGCTAGAGATGGAGACATTCGAGATTAGCTCTTCCAACTCACTGCCGACGAGTACGGCGGATGCGGCTGCCTCGGTTGCCTCGACGACTACAGATgatccagctgctgctgctgccacagcggctgttgttgctgccacagcggcagctgctgctgcttctaatgttgttgttgtcgtcccCGTTGACGATAGCTCCTCCACAGACACGCTCAATGGGAATGagggcaatggcaacggcaacggaaGCGGGAGCATGAATCGACATTCCGCATCCGAGGATCACAGCGTTAGCGCTAGCTCGATAAAGAACGTTTTCTTTAACGACAACGAGCCGCCCGTTGTGTGCCTTTtaaatgatgatgacgatttCGATGAGGACGAAATCGtcgaagatgatgatgatgatgccgaGGGCGATGTCGATGatgtcgatgacgatgatgatgctgaaggggatgcggatgcggatgatgatgatgttgtggAACAGTCAATGCCCATCGATTGCGCCAACACTTCACAAATGGATGGCAGCAATGGCGATGGAAATGGCATCATCACCACGGCCGACGGCTCGAAAATCTTCCTAGAGACGCCCGTCGTCGACGAGCCGCAATCACATACTCATCAtacccatcatcatcatcatgttgCCGCAGCTGCAAAGCATCACCACGCTCCACAATCCGAACTGCTGGCGACGGGCAAACCGAAGCGTCTTAGCGATGAGTTCGATGTTGCGGATACGTGTGCGGATGATGagcaggaacagcagcagcaggagcaggtGGCCACAGCGTcaaccacgacaacaacaacaagaggagTTAAGTCTGAAACTGGATGCGGACTGGCAGATGTAGCATCCACATCGCTGCACGACAGACAAATGTCTGTGCGGCTGAAGCAAATGAGCCTcaacaatgccaacaacaacaacaacaataatagtaatgcaactgctgcagcagcaacggctGAGTCAGCAACGTCCAACGCTAGCTCAAGTTGCTGCCCATCGAGGGCGGACATTGAGTCAATGGATCGGATAGAGCGTTCCGACTTTGAGAGGGAGCAACGGCTCACTGGCGGCATTGTGATTGGCACCACACGTCTCGTCATGAAGAATCGCCTCAATCTAAGTCTGATTAATGCCGCCGCAGCTGCTGAGGGAGCAGGaacagctgctgccgctgccgctgctgggAGCAGCAACGATGATtggcccagcagcagcagcaatggacGCGCCTTCTCCTCGGACAGCAAG TGCGCCTACAAAGATCTGTCAACGACTCCGACAAGCAGCCGCAAGTACACCAACAACCGACTGAGCAAGTCCACTGCCAAACTCAATTTGAGCTCCACCTTGAGCAGCTGTCCACAGCACAATGCCAAGCTCaagtcgtcatcgtcatcatcggtGATTGTGGAGcccaacaaaagcagcagcagcagcagtagtaaTGCATCAACATCCACATCTACTTCAGGCAACAATCGCACAGACGTCTGCACGAATACAAACTCGAATGATCACATTATTGTGCTCGGTGGCGGCAGTTCTACGTCCACGTCGACGACCGAGAATAAAGACACCACAACAAtgtcaactgctgctgttgccgctgttccGGTTTCGGCAGCCACATCATTCAGCTCGGTTGCTTCGCAGACCAGCCAGGATGGTGGGTGCAGTCGAACGAGCGTTGTGCACACAGCATTTGGCactggcggcggcggcagttcctcctcctcctcctcagcATCCTCAGCTGGCGCCGTCGATGTCGATGCACAGCCCTCGACATCGGGCACATCATCCGCATCATCGTTTGCACGTTGCCATTATGCGCCCGTGTCAAAGCCATCGGCTCCACGGCAGGTGAATGCCAGCGCCCAAACCATGAGCATATTTCTGGGACGAAACAAcggcgcagcagcagcatccgcCGCTGGCAATGCAAATAATGCGGGCAACTTTCGTTCGCGCCGCCGAGTGGAAGCGACACGCAACAGTGCCAACGATGTCATAGTGCTGGAAGTGGTTGTCGAGGAGAATGGAGCGAATAATGGCAACGATAATAACGCGGGTCACGGTGCCGAGCCGGGAGATTTCAGTGCCGACGAGCCGTGGGGCAATTGTGATGAGGAGAACAACTGCTCCGATCTGGAGGAGGTGTGCACGTGTCAGAATAGCCTCGTGGCTGGCAGTCGTAGTGGCAGCAATGCCAGTCTCAGCGATATGCACGACATGGATGCCATCGATGCCATCGGGGGCTATCATCAGCACCTTCAGCATCAGCAGGCCACCTCAAATGGCGAAGGCGACAATACGCTGTCCATTATATCCTCAGCGTCATCGTCGGCAGCATCGACAATCTACAAtacccaacagcaacagcagcagcaacgaaagCGCAAGTACAATGAGGGACGGCTGCTGGATGGTGAGCATAACCTGAGTGTTACTGGCAGCGGCGGCGCAGGAGGCGTCGGAGCTGCTGGACATGCGGACAGTGCTGGGGACAATAGTCGCAAGCGCATTGCCTACGATTTTGCCTCGACGCCACGCTCCTCGTCCTCTACCTCCACCTCGGGCCTCATCTCGTTGACCCCCACAGCCGGTGGTCTGGGCTTGGGTTTGGGATTGTCTGGCGTCGGTAGTTCACCGGCGGGAGTGGGACGACGCACGCCGCGTGCATTAATGCCGACACGCGATAATCCGCCGCCGGAGTTGCAGCATTGGTTGGCGCAATTTCAGCGTTGGTCGCATGCCGAACGTCTGCTGGCCGTGGATCGACTGATCGATAACTGTGATCCATCGCAAGTCCGTCACATGATGAAGGTAATCGAGCCGCAATTCCAGCGGGATTTCATCTCGCTGCTGCCCCGCGAACTTGCGCTCTTTGTGCTCTCGTATCTGGACCCCAAGGATTTGTTGCGTGCGGCGCAAACGTGTCGCAGCTGGCGTTTCCTCTGCGACGACAATCTGCTGTGGAAGGAAAAGTGCCGCAAGGCGCAAATACTCACCGAGTCGAGCAGCGATCGGCCCAAGCGGGGACGCGATGGCAACATGCCGCCAATTGCGTCGCCGTGGAAGGCGGCCTACATGCGACAGCATATCATCGAGATGAATTGGCGATCGCGTCCAGTGCGTAAACCGAAGGTGCTCAAGGGTCACGATGATCATGTCATCACATGCCTGCAGTTCTCGGGCAATCGCATTGTATCTGGCTCCGACGACAATACGCTCAAAGTGTGGTCCGCTGTCAATGGCAAG TGCCTGCGCACATTGGTGGGACACACGGGGGGCGTGTGGTCGTCACAGATGTCGGGCAACATCATAATTTCGGGCAGCACGGATCGCACACTCAAGGTGTGGGACATGGACAGCGGCAGTTGCGTACACACGCTACAGGGACACACCTCAACTGTGCGCTGCATGCATCTTCATGGCAACAA GGTGGTGAGCGGTTCGCGGGATGCAACACTGCGTGTTTGGGACATTGAGTTGGGCACGTGTTTGCATGTGCTTGTCGGTCATCTGGCTGCTGTGCGTTGTGTGCAATACGACGGCAAACTGATTGTGTCGGGCGCCTACGATTACATGGTCAAAATCTGGCATCCGGAGCGACAGGAATGCTTGCACACGCTGCAGGGACACACCAATCGCGTCTACTCACTGCAG TTTGATGGCGTTCATGTCGTCTCTGGCTCGCTGGACACCTCGATACGTGTGTGGGACGTGGAGACGGGCAACTGCAAGCACACGTTGATGGGCCATCAGAGTCTCACCTCGGGAATGGAGCTGCGTCAGAATATTCTCGTCTCGGGCAATGCTGATTCGACCGTTAAAGTGTGGGACATCACAACGGGGCAGTGTCTGCAAACGCTATCGG GTCCAAACAAGCATCAATCCGCTGTCACTTGCCTGCAATTCAATACACGCTTTGTGGTGACCAGCTCAGATGACGGCACCGTCAAGTTGTGGGACGTCAAGACTGGCGAATTCATACGCAATCTGGTGGCGCTCGATTCGGGTGGCTCCGGCGGCGTTGTGTGGCGGATAAG AGCAAATGATACAAAGCTGATTTGTGCGGTGGGATCGCGCAATGGCACCGAGGAAACAAAGTTGATGGTTTTGGACTTTGATGTGGAGGGTGCTTGTGTGAAGTGCTCATAG
- the LOC132789313 gene encoding neural/ectodermal development factor IMP-L2, with the protein MQKMNLNLCAIALLLFGSLSVAHSRPSSSADLDDNNEVDNSIQTEPESSSSSSSSSKHRNRGNPFEDEWLKFTKTPPTTMHQAPGATVAIVCEFMGSQVPKVEWIVGQLPLSEIDNLETNTVSEYAPSAIVRVRSVHIIDHMLSESRIYTCVGRTGSKMLYASTTVHPLDQGRDQRLGGLIRAEKQYQGDQAPRIVHTEKTHLDLMGSVVMLPCKVHARPHAKITWRNNEDKEIVQGEHFKLLPTGDLLISSLKWEDMGNYKCIAQNRAGSDSADTFVYPVLKEQD; encoded by the exons atgCAG aaaatgaatttaaatctGTGCGCCAtagcgctgctgctgtttgggAGCCTTTCGGTTGCCCACAGTCGTCCGTCGTCGAGCGCCGATTTGGACGACAACAACGAGGTCGATAACTCCATTCAAACCGAGCCGGAATCCtcgtcctcatcatcatcgtccagCAAGCATCGCAATCGTGGCAATCCCTTCGAGGATGAGTGGCTGAAATTCACCAAGACGCCCCCGACAACAATGCATCAAGCCCCCGGCGCCACCGTTGCCATTGTCTGTGAGTTCATGGGCTCCCAGGTACCCAAGGTCGAATGGATCGTCGGCCAACTGCCACTCTCCGAGATCGATAACTTGGAAACGAATACGGTGTCTGAGTATGCGCCCTCCGCAATTGTGCGTGTTCGATCCGTGCACATTATCGATCACATGCTGAGTGAGTCCCGAATCTACACATGTGTCGGACGCACTGGCTCCAAGATGCTGTATGCCAGCACCACGGTGCATCCATTGGACCAGGGTCGCGATCAGAGGCTGGGCGGTTTGATACGGGCGGAGAAACAATATCAGGGCGATCAAGCTCCTCGCATTGTCCACACGGAGAAGACGCATCTGGACCTGATGGGTTCGGTGGTGATGTTGCCGTGCAAGGTGCACGCTCGCCCCCACGCCAAGATCACCTGGCGCAACAATGAGGACAAGGAGATCGTGCAGGGTGAACACTTTAAGCTCCTGCCCACTGGCGATCTGTTGATCTCCAGTCTCAAATGGGAGGACATGGGCAACTACAAGTGCATAGCGCAAAATCGTGCTGGCAGCGACTCGGCTGATACCTTCGTCTACCCCGTACTT AAGGAACAAGACTAA
- the LOC132789317 gene encoding uncharacterized protein LOC132789317, with translation MSVLRQLLLNNFNQKAQSRSPHNLELLNTFIT, from the coding sequence ATGTCAGTGCTAAGACAATTACTGCTCAACAATTTCAATCAGAAAGCGCAATCGAGATCGCCACACAACTTAGAGCTGCTCAACACGTTCATAACATAA
- the LOC132789310 gene encoding sulfide:quinone oxidoreductase, mitochondrial codes for MNCYSRLAPTIRWSRLQHHTQQSILNERYPVRQISSTQVNFDRHDCKVLVVGGGSGGCALAAKLSTRLGKGQVIVLEPAERHYYQPMFTLIGGGMKRLEHCHKPMADVLPKKAKWMREAACEFDPDSNTVKTSGGNTIKYDMLLIATGLQLNYEKIPGLEKALSVPDGNVCSIYSPLYVEHVFDCLRKISGGNAIFTFPHCPIKCAGAPQKIVYIAEHYFRKVGKRDDISITYNTALPVLFGVKHYADALWPIMKKRNITVNTCRNLIEVKHEQDIAVFENVNKPGELYEEKYSMLHAVPPMSPPDELTRCKQLVNDDGYVDVDKFTLQHIKYKNVFAIGDSSSTPNSKTAAAAAAQSPVVFDNMMAVIEGKPLTGSYDGYASCPLVTGYHTCMLAEFDYSLTPLETFPVAQNKERYSMFIMKKDFMPLLYWKLMLPGYWNGPALMRNMLSVFKSKKQK; via the exons ATGAACTGCTACAGTCGCCTAGCGCCGACCATTCGATGGAGCCGACTCCAACACCACACTCAACAGAGCATACTCAACGAGCGATACCCGGTCCGCCAGATATCCAGTACACAAGTAAACTTCGATAGACATGA CTGTAAGGTACTGGTGGTGGGCGGTGGTAGCGGTGGTTGTGCCTTGGCCGCCAAGCTATCAACTCGCCTGGGCAAAGGGCAAGTGATCGTTCTGGAACCAGCCGAA AGACACTATTACCAGCCGATGTTCACATTGATTGGCGGTGGAATGAAGCGCTTGGAGCATTGCCATAAGCCAATGGCCGATGTATTGCCCAAAAAGGCAAAATGGATGCGTGAAGCTGCCTGCGAATTCGATCCCGATAGCAATACGGTCAAAACATCCGGTGGCAATACCATCAAATATGATATGTTGCTAATTGCCACCGGACTCCAACTGAACTACGAAAAG ATACCCGGCTTGGAGAAGGCTCTATCTGTGCCCGATGGCAATGTCTGCTCAATTTACTCACCGTTGTACGTGGAGCATGTCTTCGATTGCTTGCGTAAGATCAGTGGTGGTAATGCGATCTTCACCTTCCCCCATTGCCCTATCAAGTGCGCGGGCGCACCTCAAAAGATCGTCTATATAGCAGAACACTATTTCCGAAAG GTTGGTAAACGGGATGACATCAGCATCACCTATAATACAGCTTTGCCAGTGCTTTTCGGTGTGAAGCACTATGCGGATGCGCTGTGGCCGATAATGAAGAAACGCAACATAACGGTAAACACTTGTCGTAACTTAATTGAGGTTAAACACGAACAGGACATTGCTGTCTTTGAGAACGTTAACAAACCCGGTGAATTATACGAGGAGAAG TACTCAATGTTGCATGCTGTGCCACCAATGAGTCCACCAGATGAATTGACGCGTTGCAAGCAGCTGGTGAATGACGATGGCTATGTGGATGTCGACAAGTTTACGCTGCAACACATCAAATACAAGAATGTGTTCGCCATTGGAGACAGCTCTTCGACACCTAATtcaaaaacagcagcagctgcag CCGCACAGTCACCGGTTGTTTTCGACAATATGATGGCTGTAATAGAGGGAAAACCCCTAACTGGTTCCTACGATGGCTACGCATCGTGTCCACTGGTCACCGGCTATCACACCTGCATGCTGGCTGAGTTTGATTATAGTCTGACACCGCTGGAAACATTCCCGGTGGCCCAAAACAAGGAGCGATATTCAATGTTTATCATGAAAAAAGACTTTATGCCGTTGCTCTACTGGAAACTCATGTTGCCCGGCTATTGGAATGGCCCAGCTCTCATGCGTAATATGTTATCTGTgttcaaaagcaaaaaacagaaGTAA
- the LOC132789785 gene encoding cuticle protein 21, which translates to MNPLTVVAVLSSMALSAQGHLAAAPLAAAPLAAAAPLAAAAPLAAAPYFAQPAFAAPLRYAAPAAYSAPLGFAAPAPYTAPLAYSAPLVAKTFAAAPVAAPVAAPLGYSAPLVAKTFAAAPVAAPLAYSAPLVAKTFAAAPVAAPLAAPVAAPLAAPVAPVLAKTVAAPLAAPVAPIAPVAAEVVDAHPQYTYAYDVQDTLTGDSKTQEETRDGDVVRGSYSLIEADGSRRIVSYYADSINGFNAVVQKDVPVAAVAPVAPVAPVAKLTSFAAPAPVVAAAPAPVLAKTLAAPIVV; encoded by the exons ATGAATCCTTTGACG GTTGTTGCAGTCCTCTCCTCGATGGCGCTTTCGGCTCAGGGCCATTTGGCCGCAGCTCCTCTGGCTGCCGCTCCtctggcagctgctgctccactggctgctgctgctccattGGCGGCTGCTCCCTACTTTGCCCAGCCTGCCTTTGCTGCGCCTCTGCGTTATGCCGCACCAGCTGCCTACTCGGCACCTCTTGGCTTCGCCGCTCCAGCACCCTACACCGCTCCTCTGGCCTACTCCGCTCCCTTGGTGGCTAAGACCTTCGCTGCTGCTCCAGTTGCCGCTCCAGTCGCTGCTCCTCTGGGTTACTCCGCTCCCTTGGTGGCTAAGACCTTCGCTGCTGCTCCAGTTGCTGCTCCTCTGGCTTACTCCGCTCCCTTGGTGGCCAAGacctttgctgctgctcccgtGGCTGCTCCTCTTGCTGCCCCAGTTGCTGCTCCTCTGGCTGCTCCAGTTGCTCCCGTGCTTGCCAAGACCGTCGCCGCTCCCCTGGCTGCTCCAGTTGCCCCTATTGCTCCCGTTGCCGCTGAGGTCGTCGATGCCCACCCACAGTACACCTATGCCTACGATGTCCAGGACACTCTCACCGGTGACTCAAAGACCCAGGAGGAGACCCGCGATGGCGATGTGGTGCGCGGCAGCTACTCGTTGATTGAGGCCGATGGCTCTCGTCGTATTGTCAGCTACTATGCCGATTCCATCAACGGTTTCAATGCCGTCGTCCAGAAGGATGTGCCAGTCGCTGCTGTCGCTCCAGTTGCTCCCGTTGCACCCGTCGCCAAGTTGACATCGTTCGCTGCCCCAGCTCcagtggttgctgctgccccaGCGCCAGTGCTTGCCAAGACCCTTGCCGCTCCCATCGTTGTCTAA